Proteins co-encoded in one Aerococcaceae bacterium DSM 111021 genomic window:
- a CDS encoding AI-2E family transporter encodes MNHFKIDKQFIVKILFIAVVILVIYNWTQVVSFIGVVWRVAFPLVLGGMMAYVLNLLMNQFEKRLYPNTEKTWLQHTRRPLAIILSILVIGLVVTGIVALVVPQLVSALSTLVEAIPTVTESVQTWIEEQQHLIPLFNDLMEQVDFNWSSVMSSFADIGNRVIRSLAESSVSLLSSSASAITTFVLSIMFALYILGTKEKLGKQFNDILTAYLSDEQVRIVKNTLNITDNVFSNYLTGTVIEAFILGIIVSLGLWAIQMPYAAMLGALQGALAFIPLVGAFLAGFVGAIIQFAVSPVNALIYLIFVVIVQQLEGDLIYPRVVGDSIGLPGMWVLAAVTIGGGLFGISGILLGVPIFATLYKLFSVDINYRKQIRQEANERSLVNEFEEEGLKLKPLEALRHKILTAKDIQDI; translated from the coding sequence TTGAATCATTTTAAAATCGATAAACAATTTATAGTAAAAATATTATTTATTGCTGTCGTTATTTTAGTTATTTATAACTGGACTCAAGTAGTTAGTTTTATTGGTGTCGTTTGGCGCGTTGCATTCCCGCTTGTATTAGGTGGGATGATGGCTTACGTTTTGAATTTGTTAATGAACCAATTCGAAAAGAGGTTGTATCCTAATACTGAAAAAACGTGGTTACAACACACTCGTCGCCCCCTAGCTATTATATTATCCATTCTAGTTATTGGTTTAGTTGTTACTGGGATTGTTGCTTTAGTTGTACCGCAACTTGTCTCAGCTTTGTCAACGTTAGTTGAAGCTATTCCGACAGTAACAGAATCTGTTCAAACTTGGATAGAGGAACAACAACATCTTATTCCATTATTTAATGATTTGATGGAACAAGTCGACTTTAATTGGAGTAGTGTCATGTCAAGTTTTGCAGATATAGGGAACCGTGTCATACGTAGTTTAGCAGAATCCTCTGTTTCACTCTTATCTAGTTCAGCTTCGGCCATTACAACGTTTGTACTATCTATCATGTTTGCTTTGTATATTCTAGGGACGAAAGAAAAATTGGGTAAGCAATTCAATGATATTCTGACAGCTTACTTAAGCGATGAGCAAGTGCGTATTGTTAAAAACACGTTGAATATAACAGATAATGTCTTTTCTAACTATCTAACTGGTACTGTAATTGAAGCCTTTATCCTAGGTATCATCGTATCACTCGGTCTTTGGGCAATTCAAATGCCATATGCTGCTATGTTAGGTGCATTACAAGGAGCTTTAGCGTTTATTCCTTTAGTCGGAGCATTTTTAGCGGGGTTTGTCGGTGCTATTATCCAATTCGCGGTTTCGCCAGTGAATGCGTTAATTTATCTAATTTTTGTTGTTATCGTTCAACAACTTGAAGGTGACTTAATTTATCCACGTGTAGTTGGAGATTCTATTGGTCTTCCAGGTATGTGGGTGTTAGCTGCGGTAACGATTGGTGGAGGGTTATTCGGAATTTCAGGCATCTTGCTTGGAGTGCCAATTTTTGCGACTCTATACAAATTATTCAGTGTTGATATCAACTACCGCAAGCAAATCCGCCAAGAAGCGAACGAGCGTTCATTAGTGAATGAATTCGAAGAAGAAGGCTTAAAATTAAAGCCCCTTGAAGCATTACGTCATAAGATTTTGACAGCAAAAGATATTCAAGACATTTAA
- a CDS encoding O-acetyl-ADP-ribose deacetylase, producing MIETMLGDITQVEHVNAIVNAANNSLLGGGGVDGAIHRAAGPELLEETRTLGGCRTGEAKLSKAYNLPVDYIIHTVGPVWNGGLANEAKLLESCYRQSLLLAMEHGIRKVAFPSISTGVYHFPVNLAAEIAISTVKEVMNEHPDAFDLIIWMLFDSDTKKAYDVALKNA from the coding sequence ATGATTGAAACGATGCTAGGTGATATTACTCAAGTTGAACATGTGAATGCAATTGTTAATGCTGCTAATAATAGCCTTCTTGGCGGTGGCGGAGTAGACGGTGCTATTCACCGCGCTGCTGGGCCCGAATTACTAGAAGAAACCCGAACGCTTGGAGGTTGTCGAACCGGTGAAGCAAAACTATCCAAAGCGTATAATCTTCCAGTTGACTATATTATCCATACAGTTGGGCCTGTATGGAATGGAGGGCTCGCTAACGAAGCCAAGTTATTAGAAAGTTGTTACCGACAATCTTTACTACTAGCCATGGAACATGGTATTCGCAAAGTCGCTTTTCCTTCAATTTCAACGGGTGTTTATCACTTCCCTGTGAATCTAGCTGCAGAGATTGCAATTTCGACAGTTAAAGAAGTGATGAACGAACACCCAGATGCGTTTGATTTAATTATTTGGATGCTATTTGATTCAGATACTAAGAAAGCATACGATGTCGCGCTTAAGAATGCCTAA
- a CDS encoding deoxyribonuclease I has product MKTIDQYELFKLLLNDMGETGWWPADSKVEIIIGAIMIQNTNAANAKRAVNNIGSATQFNPQAILNLPLETLEDLVRPAGFFKNKSKAVHSVLNWFQEHDNNLEAITEKYEINLRQELLKLHGVGDETADVLLLYVFEQPVFVSDKYAQKLYTELGVSGMDNYRAMRKIVSLDKQFTTWEAKEFHGLIDEFGKIYLRGKGNFEASFLAGYQLKIEE; this is encoded by the coding sequence ATGAAGACAATTGATCAATATGAATTATTTAAGCTTTTACTCAATGACATGGGTGAAACAGGTTGGTGGCCAGCTGACTCAAAAGTTGAGATTATCATTGGCGCCATCATGATACAAAATACCAATGCAGCGAACGCAAAACGTGCGGTTAACAATATCGGAAGCGCCACGCAATTTAACCCACAAGCCATCTTAAATTTACCTTTAGAAACATTAGAAGACTTAGTTCGACCCGCCGGCTTCTTTAAAAATAAAAGTAAAGCGGTCCATTCGGTATTAAATTGGTTTCAAGAGCACGATAACAATCTAGAAGCAATTACAGAAAAATATGAAATTAATTTGCGCCAAGAGTTATTAAAATTACATGGAGTTGGCGATGAGACAGCAGATGTCCTTTTACTTTATGTCTTTGAACAACCGGTGTTTGTCTCGGATAAATACGCTCAAAAACTATATACAGAATTAGGTGTATCAGGGATGGATAACTACAGGGCGATGCGAAAGATAGTCTCTTTAGATAAGCAATTTACAACATGGGAAGCTAAAGAGTTTCATGGGTTAATTGATGAGTTTGGAAAAATATACTTACGTGGAAAGGGAAATTTTGAAGCGAGCTTTTTAGCCGGCTATCAGTTAAAAATCGAAGAATAA
- a CDS encoding ABC transporter permease: MPLSLLTKLTVQGIVKRRTVYFPYFLALVLIMSLEFIMISLITNEYVQSRHATLPTIIIMGVFFTSLLAVIFILYANNFIQRQRRMEFALYTVLGLEDRHIRSVIFFEQLLTWVIGSLASIGVGYALGNVMFIVLNRLIQDTGAGLMDYPFSPLAAIGTIIIIGGITFIIFLINSIRLARLNPSELLSQTHAGEAEPKSRWFILLIGLITLVAGYYVALTTTDVLDALLKVFIAIFLVIIGTYALLTSLSIIFLKRMKGNKKYYYQPTHFLSISGMLYRMKANATSLAGIAVLCTGIVLTLGTTLTLYLGMEDQVEQMSTHDIELRYMQYADGASPENAEAALTNIMEELQTHGDIKDVSLSRSAFVTAIYQNKSFQPMPAPSETTESEELLPTDFAYIIGVPLEDFNQLNGEDIHLEPDEVLFTTTTANIQQEQDDTLQFADKEYQVQQISSSYMPLNYIGQIAYVVFPTIEEVESLLSTFPNYISTGERSEALLEQTMVFNAVDDSARESIEAAISTDTIFDQGDLGVVRVVTRTTTSQELYTMNGGLLFLGIIVGTVLIIGTVLMLYFKQVSEGYQDQGKFQIMRKVGLPDHLIKQTIRSQIFWIFALPIMIAVIHSLFASKIMFNLLGLLAVNNITTFMIGYGSVLAVFVVVYLLFYLITSQVYYRIIHQ; this comes from the coding sequence ATGCCACTTTCATTATTAACTAAATTGACTGTTCAAGGAATAGTCAAACGCCGGACCGTTTACTTTCCATATTTTCTTGCGTTAGTCTTAATAATGTCCTTAGAATTTATTATGATTTCTTTGATTACCAATGAGTATGTGCAGTCGCGACATGCCACATTGCCAACAATCATCATTATGGGTGTGTTCTTTACGTCCTTACTGGCAGTCATTTTCATTCTGTATGCCAATAATTTTATTCAAAGACAACGCCGAATGGAGTTTGCCTTATATACCGTTTTAGGGCTAGAGGATAGGCATATCCGAAGCGTCATCTTCTTTGAACAACTATTAACCTGGGTGATTGGTAGCCTTGCATCCATTGGGGTGGGTTATGCTTTAGGAAATGTGATGTTCATCGTCTTAAACAGATTAATTCAAGATACTGGTGCTGGCTTAATGGATTATCCATTTAGTCCTTTAGCGGCGATTGGAACTATCATTATTATTGGTGGTATCACATTTATTATCTTCTTAATTAATAGTATCCGCTTGGCGAGATTGAACCCATCGGAATTATTAAGCCAAACGCATGCGGGAGAAGCTGAACCGAAATCTCGTTGGTTCATCCTTTTGATTGGTTTAATCACTTTAGTCGCCGGTTATTATGTAGCACTGACAACGACAGATGTTTTAGACGCGCTGTTAAAAGTGTTCATAGCGATCTTCCTAGTGATTATCGGAACTTACGCGCTCTTAACAAGTTTAAGTATTATTTTCTTAAAACGAATGAAAGGAAATAAAAAATATTATTACCAACCGACACATTTTCTATCAATATCAGGGATGTTATACCGTATGAAAGCGAACGCGACAAGCTTAGCGGGGATTGCGGTCTTATGTACAGGGATTGTGTTAACTCTCGGAACGACCTTAACACTCTATTTAGGTATGGAAGATCAAGTGGAGCAAATGTCGACACATGATATTGAATTGCGGTACATGCAATACGCCGATGGCGCGAGTCCGGAAAATGCGGAAGCAGCTTTAACAAATATCATGGAAGAATTACAAACGCACGGTGATATTAAAGATGTGAGTCTATCTCGAAGTGCCTTTGTCACGGCTATTTATCAAAATAAATCTTTCCAACCGATGCCAGCTCCAAGTGAAACAACTGAGAGTGAGGAACTCTTACCAACTGATTTTGCCTACATCATCGGCGTTCCTTTAGAGGATTTTAACCAGCTCAATGGAGAAGATATTCACTTAGAGCCAGATGAAGTGTTATTTACAACGACAACTGCAAATATTCAACAAGAACAAGATGATACACTACAATTTGCTGACAAGGAATATCAGGTTCAACAAATCAGTTCTAGTTACATGCCTTTAAACTATATCGGACAAATTGCTTATGTCGTGTTTCCAACCATAGAAGAGGTCGAAAGTTTACTATCAACCTTCCCGAATTATATCAGTACGGGAGAGCGTTCTGAAGCACTATTAGAACAGACGATGGTGTTCAATGCCGTTGATGATTCTGCTCGTGAAAGTATTGAAGCAGCGATCTCAACCGATACAATCTTTGATCAAGGGGACTTGGGTGTAGTTCGAGTCGTAACAAGAACAACAACCTCGCAAGAATTATATACGATGAATGGGGGCTTATTATTCTTAGGAATTATCGTCGGAACAGTTCTAATTATTGGAACGGTCTTAATGTTATACTTTAAACAAGTATCTGAAGGTTACCAAGACCAAGGTAAATTCCAAATTATGCGAAAAGTTGGCTTGCCTGATCATTTAATTAAACAAACGATTCGATCACAAATCTTTTGGATTTTTGCACTGCCAATTATGATCGCAGTCATTCATTCGCTCTTTGCATCAAAAATAATGTTTAATTTACTAGGGCTATTAGCCGTCAATAACATAACAACCTTTATGATCGGTTATGGATCAGTTTTAGCCGTCTTTGTTGTCGTTTACTTACTGTTCTACCTCATTACTTCACAAGTCTATTATCGAATTATACATCAATAA
- a CDS encoding ABC transporter ATP-binding protein, which translates to MLLDVKNVKKVYMTRGNQTTALQQIDFGVNEGEFVAIMGESGSGKSTLLNIIATFDKPSQGTVHLKGTNIANIKKNKVAEFRREQLGFVFQDFNVLDTFSNKDNILLPMVLSNANINEMERCLAEIAPILGIQDLLEKYPYEISGGQRQRVAIARAIITNPPLLLADEPTGALDSKSSEQILGLFNELNRLGNTILMVTHSIQAASYANRVLFIKDGVVYHELYRGQETNQNFNERISQSLTMLADRGV; encoded by the coding sequence ATGTTATTAGATGTAAAAAATGTAAAAAAAGTATATATGACACGAGGCAACCAAACGACAGCCTTGCAACAAATTGATTTTGGTGTAAACGAAGGTGAGTTTGTGGCAATTATGGGTGAATCAGGTTCAGGGAAATCAACTTTACTGAATATTATCGCCACTTTCGATAAACCATCTCAAGGAACCGTTCATTTAAAAGGAACGAATATTGCGAATATTAAGAAAAATAAAGTGGCTGAATTTAGACGTGAGCAGCTAGGCTTCGTCTTTCAGGACTTTAACGTATTAGATACTTTCTCAAATAAAGACAATATTTTACTACCGATGGTTTTATCAAATGCCAATATTAACGAAATGGAGCGCTGCCTCGCTGAGATTGCGCCAATATTAGGAATTCAAGATTTACTAGAAAAATACCCCTACGAAATCTCAGGAGGACAACGCCAACGCGTTGCTATTGCAAGAGCAATTATTACTAATCCGCCTTTATTACTGGCAGATGAGCCTACAGGAGCGCTTGATTCAAAATCGTCTGAGCAAATATTAGGCTTATTCAATGAGTTAAATCGCTTAGGAAATACGATTTTAATGGTGACGCACTCAATACAAGCAGCGTCTTACGCCAATCGCGTTCTATTTATTAAAGATGGGGTCGTATATCACGAGTTATACCGCGGACAGGAAACGAATCAAAACTTTAATGAGCGTATTTCACAAAGTTTAACCATGCTTGCGGATCGAGGTGTGTAA
- a CDS encoding sensor histidine kinase has translation MMRRFLNQNWGLLSVFILLHLVIWFVFLLFSLPMDVFWVLFWNLTIIMSVFLGYQILSFREEVRLETKVEQLQEELIDLQDASVMRQNELEEYFIMWVHQMKTPITASQLILKNPDDAAIRNLRQEMVSIENYTNMALNYLKLSNPATDMVFSERKLDDIITPLIRKYSLQFIQHGIRLHYQPIEAEVVTEANLTSLMIEQILNNALKYAKQKEIWISYDSQNATLTIKDSGRGIKAEDLPKIFDKGYSGFNGQLNQKSSGLGLYLVELVARRLNQPVSVESTFGQETQFTIQFNQTS, from the coding sequence ATGATGCGACGCTTTCTTAATCAGAATTGGGGCCTGCTATCAGTGTTTATATTACTGCATCTTGTCATTTGGTTTGTATTTCTACTCTTCTCGCTTCCCATGGATGTATTTTGGGTATTATTTTGGAATTTAACAATTATCATGTCAGTATTTTTAGGCTATCAAATCCTCTCATTTAGAGAAGAAGTGCGCCTCGAAACTAAGGTAGAGCAACTTCAAGAGGAACTCATTGACCTGCAAGACGCCAGTGTTATGAGACAAAACGAATTAGAAGAATACTTTATTATGTGGGTGCACCAGATGAAGACGCCGATTACGGCCAGCCAACTAATACTTAAAAATCCTGACGACGCAGCCATCCGCAATTTAAGACAGGAAATGGTCTCCATTGAAAATTATACAAATATGGCGTTAAATTATTTAAAACTCTCGAACCCCGCGACAGACATGGTTTTCTCAGAACGAAAACTGGATGATATTATCACCCCACTCATTAGAAAATACAGTCTGCAATTCATTCAACATGGGATACGACTGCATTACCAACCAATTGAAGCTGAGGTCGTCACTGAAGCGAATTTAACGAGTCTAATGATTGAACAAATTTTGAATAATGCACTAAAATACGCGAAACAAAAGGAAATCTGGATTTCTTATGATTCCCAAAACGCCACCTTAACAATTAAAGATAGTGGTAGAGGAATAAAAGCAGAGGATCTTCCAAAGATTTTTGATAAGGGGTATTCAGGCTTTAATGGACAGTTGAATCAAAAGTCGAGTGGCTTAGGCTTGTACTTAGTTGAGCTCGTTGCCAGACGCTTGAATCAACCAGTTTCCGTGGAGTCGACATTCGGTCAGGAGACACAATTTACGATCCAATTTAATCAAACGTCCTAA
- a CDS encoding response regulator transcription factor has translation MKIMIIEDDLTIARELGKVLERWQFEVDIVEDFEHIIEAFRKSQPHLILLDVNLPYYNGYYWCGEIRKESDVPIIFISSVSDRMDMIMAMQMGADDYIPKPIDTQFTVSKIQALLRRTYDFSVQSDAFEYEGAILDVAKSRITYKNDEASLTFTELQILTALFQHKGEYVSREAILDYCWQNNQFIDDNTLAVNMTRIRKKLRAIQLDSFIETKKNYGYRLNAEGESL, from the coding sequence TTGAAGATTATGATTATTGAGGATGATTTAACAATTGCGCGCGAGTTGGGCAAGGTTTTAGAACGCTGGCAATTCGAGGTGGATATTGTTGAGGATTTTGAACATATAATAGAAGCTTTTAGAAAAAGTCAACCTCACTTAATCCTCCTAGACGTGAATCTACCCTATTATAACGGCTATTATTGGTGTGGCGAAATACGTAAAGAATCAGACGTGCCAATTATTTTCATCTCGTCTGTATCAGATCGCATGGATATGATTATGGCAATGCAGATGGGCGCCGACGATTACATTCCCAAACCCATCGACACCCAATTTACCGTCAGCAAAATTCAAGCACTCTTACGTCGCACCTATGATTTCTCTGTCCAGTCCGATGCTTTCGAATACGAAGGTGCCATTCTAGATGTGGCTAAATCACGCATCACCTACAAGAACGACGAGGCAAGCTTAACCTTTACAGAATTACAAATACTGACAGCTTTATTCCAGCACAAGGGCGAGTATGTAAGTCGGGAAGCAATTCTAGATTACTGCTGGCAAAATAATCAATTCATCGATGACAACACTTTAGCAGTTAACATGACCCGTATCCGGAAGAAACTGCGAGCCATCCAATTAGATTCGTTCATTGAGACCAAGAAAAATTACGGCTACCGATTAAATGCAGAAGGTGAGTCCTTATGA
- a CDS encoding M20/M25/M40 family metallo-hydrolase, translated as MTVDYKAIAKDYADKYMEDLFTYLRYETVSAQGREIPETANFVRDTIIEAGGESEILGDLGGHPVVYGYFKAGANGNSDKTLLFYNHYDVQPEDPIDEWKTNPFEPTVVDGKIVARGVSDNKANFMSRIVAIKAIQDTEGGLPCNVKFFVEGEEEIGSPNIDKYLENYADKFSADACIWESGSKDSEERMVISAGVKGIAYFEASVVSADIDIHSSQAAVIDNGAWRLVHALATLRDADNNITVDGFKEMRTEPTDVEKASVAAFPYNEAATIDTYGLKQPLITDGLDYSAQEALILYPTMTISGLLSGYTGQGTKTVLPRKAMAKIDVRLVPGYEPKTVYDVLRKHFDNHGFKDVDLELLTGVKPFRTDISDPFTEQVINSAKEVYGEENVILELNSAGTGPMYGFGKYLNVPILGAGTGWVESGAHAPNENIRIADYYQGVEHIIQLLHTFGGE; from the coding sequence ATGACAGTAGATTATAAAGCAATCGCAAAAGATTACGCAGACAAATATATGGAGGATTTATTTACGTACTTGCGCTATGAGACCGTCTCAGCACAAGGTCGTGAAATTCCTGAGACTGCCAATTTTGTTAGAGATACTATTATTGAAGCTGGCGGTGAGAGTGAAATTCTAGGAGATCTAGGGGGGCATCCTGTCGTTTACGGCTATTTCAAAGCCGGCGCTAATGGCAATAGTGACAAGACATTACTATTCTACAACCATTACGACGTTCAACCAGAAGATCCAATTGATGAATGGAAGACAAATCCTTTTGAACCAACGGTTGTTGATGGCAAAATTGTTGCTCGTGGTGTATCTGACAATAAGGCGAACTTTATGTCGCGGATTGTCGCAATTAAAGCCATTCAAGATACTGAAGGCGGCTTACCTTGTAATGTGAAGTTCTTTGTTGAAGGTGAGGAAGAGATTGGAAGTCCTAATATTGACAAGTATTTAGAGAATTATGCAGATAAGTTCAGCGCAGATGCCTGTATTTGGGAATCGGGCAGTAAAGATAGCGAAGAGCGAATGGTAATTAGTGCCGGTGTTAAAGGGATTGCCTACTTCGAAGCATCCGTTGTCAGTGCGGATATTGATATTCACTCTTCACAAGCTGCGGTGATTGATAATGGAGCTTGGCGTTTAGTCCATGCTTTAGCAACTTTGCGTGATGCGGATAATAATATTACGGTTGATGGGTTCAAAGAAATGCGCACAGAACCAACCGACGTTGAGAAAGCGAGTGTTGCAGCATTTCCTTATAATGAAGCTGCAACGATAGATACTTATGGATTAAAGCAGCCTTTAATTACGGATGGCTTAGATTATTCTGCCCAAGAGGCATTAATTCTTTATCCAACGATGACAATTAGTGGCTTGTTATCAGGTTATACGGGTCAAGGGACGAAGACGGTCCTACCACGTAAAGCGATGGCGAAAATTGATGTGCGACTTGTTCCAGGCTATGAACCTAAAACGGTTTATGATGTGTTGCGCAAGCACTTTGATAATCATGGCTTTAAAGATGTTGACTTGGAGTTATTAACTGGAGTGAAGCCATTTAGAACGGATATATCCGATCCATTCACAGAACAAGTGATAAACTCTGCCAAAGAAGTTTACGGAGAAGAGAATGTCATCTTAGAATTAAATTCTGCAGGAACAGGGCCGATGTATGGGTTCGGAAAATACCTAAATGTACCTATCTTAGGTGCTGGAACAGGTTGGGTCGAGTCTGGCGCACATGCACCGAATGAAAATATCCGAATCGCAGACTATTATCAAGGTGTTGAACATATTATTCAGTTGTTACATACATTTGGTGGGGAATAA
- a CDS encoding peptide ABC transporter substrate-binding protein, whose translation MKHIKKIIAVIIVAVIGFQVFSQFNSSTTGVAQEDKILNLSVASEPIMDPAFVTDSYSMPMIKNIFEGLTRPTNEGEIVPAMAESWDVSEDSKTYTFHLREGIQWNNGDPVTASDFEYAWRRIINPETGAPNASKMFVIEGAEAYFMGEGSEEDVKINAVDDQTFEVTLAEPAPYFIELTARQTTMMPVHQATVEADGSWATEAGEQFVSNGPFNFVEWNHNGDYTLEKNEGYWDVANVDLDGVYVRIIEDPMTANMSFEGGELDFIGIPFNTIPADAIDSYRENGELDVTEIGATYKYKLNTTDEVMSNTNIRRALSLAINRQELIDNVVKGEQTPALGGIAPTVKGFEEDRGYFEDADYETAREYLAQGMEELGYDDASAMPIVIQTNDNDSHMAVAQFIQNEWERELGVQTTIETAEINVHFESMNQLNYQIGRIGPTVDFNSAYAFLEHYYSADTGQNRTGWENTEYQEILDKVLFEEDEAVQHEMYIEAERILMDEMPFIPIYYYSNPQVKSERMNNLFVDGMVDVQLKEVTINE comes from the coding sequence ATGAAACATATTAAAAAGATTATCGCAGTTATTATTGTGGCAGTGATTGGTTTCCAAGTTTTCAGTCAATTTAATTCTAGCACGACGGGCGTAGCCCAGGAAGATAAGATTTTAAATTTATCTGTTGCCTCTGAACCAATTATGGATCCGGCTTTTGTGACTGACTCGTATTCTATGCCAATGATAAAAAATATTTTCGAAGGACTGACTCGTCCAACCAATGAGGGCGAGATTGTACCAGCAATGGCTGAATCTTGGGATGTGAGTGAAGATAGTAAGACATATACATTCCATCTACGTGAAGGCATTCAATGGAACAACGGTGACCCAGTAACGGCATCTGATTTTGAATATGCTTGGAGGCGTATCATTAATCCTGAAACGGGAGCACCGAATGCATCCAAGATGTTTGTTATTGAAGGAGCAGAAGCATACTTTATGGGCGAAGGGTCAGAAGAAGATGTGAAAATCAATGCGGTTGATGATCAAACGTTTGAAGTGACGTTGGCAGAGCCTGCTCCTTACTTTATTGAATTAACAGCGCGACAGACAACGATGATGCCTGTTCATCAAGCGACGGTAGAAGCAGATGGTTCTTGGGCAACTGAAGCCGGTGAGCAATTTGTATCCAATGGGCCATTTAATTTTGTTGAATGGAATCACAATGGGGATTATACATTAGAGAAGAATGAAGGATATTGGGACGTAGCGAACGTTGATTTAGACGGGGTTTATGTACGTATTATTGAAGATCCGATGACGGCGAATATGAGTTTTGAAGGTGGCGAACTTGATTTTATTGGTATTCCTTTCAACACGATTCCAGCAGATGCAATCGATAGCTACCGTGAGAATGGGGAATTAGATGTCACCGAAATTGGTGCAACGTATAAGTATAAGCTAAATACAACAGATGAGGTGATGTCGAATACGAATATCCGTCGTGCTCTGTCCCTTGCGATTAACCGTCAAGAGTTGATAGATAACGTGGTTAAAGGAGAACAAACGCCAGCATTAGGTGGCATTGCTCCAACGGTCAAAGGCTTTGAAGAGGATCGCGGCTACTTTGAAGATGCGGATTACGAGACAGCGCGTGAATACTTGGCTCAAGGGATGGAAGAGCTGGGTTATGATGATGCGTCAGCTATGCCGATTGTCATCCAAACCAATGATAATGATTCTCATATGGCAGTGGCACAATTCATTCAAAACGAATGGGAGCGCGAACTTGGCGTTCAAACAACGATTGAAACAGCAGAAATTAATGTTCACTTTGAAAGTATGAATCAATTGAATTACCAAATCGGACGCATCGGACCAACCGTTGACTTTAACTCAGCTTATGCTTTCCTAGAACATTACTATTCAGCAGATACAGGCCAGAACAGAACGGGTTGGGAGAATACCGAGTATCAAGAAATCCTCGATAAAGTATTGTTTGAAGAAGATGAAGCTGTGCAACATGAGATGTATATAGAAGCAGAACGCATTCTAATGGATGAGATGCCATTTATTCCAATCTACTACTACAGTAACCCGCAAGTTAAGAGTGAGCGTATGAATAACTTATTCGTAGATGGTATGGTTGATGTACAATTGAAGGAAGTTACAATAAATGAATAG
- a CDS encoding GNAT family N-acetyltransferase has product MVTELVKCKPSDVEQLRDISIETFVDTFKDQNTEENLNEYLERTYTIEQLTSEINQVGTDFYFLKDSDLVVGYLKLNIDDAQSEKDNPLALEVERIYVLPQHTRKGYGRELLEFAHARAKELNRTGIWLGVWEHNYNALAFYKKMGFQRVGEHTFIMGDDAQVDYIMLKEL; this is encoded by the coding sequence ATAGTGACAGAACTAGTTAAATGCAAACCAAGTGATGTTGAACAATTACGCGATATTAGTATTGAAACGTTTGTTGATACATTCAAAGACCAAAATACCGAAGAGAATTTAAATGAATATTTAGAAAGGACCTACACTATTGAGCAACTAACGTCTGAAATCAACCAAGTTGGTACAGATTTTTATTTTCTGAAGGATTCAGACTTGGTCGTTGGCTACTTAAAGCTGAATATTGATGATGCGCAATCAGAGAAAGATAATCCGCTAGCATTAGAAGTGGAACGAATTTATGTACTACCTCAACATACGCGTAAAGGCTATGGAAGAGAACTGTTGGAATTCGCTCATGCTCGAGCAAAAGAACTTAACCGAACTGGTATTTGGTTAGGGGTCTGGGAGCATAATTATAATGCCTTAGCTTTCTATAAGAAGATGGGCTTCCAACGAGTTGGTGAGCATACTTTCATTATGGGAGACGATGCGCAAGTGGATTATATTATGCTGAAAGAATTATAG